In one window of Gossypium arboreum isolate Shixiya-1 chromosome 4, ASM2569848v2, whole genome shotgun sequence DNA:
- the LOC108460356 gene encoding PHD finger protein ALFIN-LIKE 1-like isoform X2: MASSARTVEEIFKDYTARRTAILRALTLDRENLCLYGHPNESWEVSLPAEEVPAELPEPALGINFARDGMNRKDWLSLVAVHSDSWLISLAFYLAARLNRNERKHLFTMMNDLPTVFEVVTERKPVKDKPSIESESKSQGSTKRSSDGQVKSNPKIADADYEDNEDEHVETLCGSCGGNYNADEFWIGCDVCERWFHGKCVKITPAKAESIKQYKCPSCSMRSGRH, encoded by the exons ATGGCTTCCTCTGCTCGAACCGTTGAGGAAATCTTCAAAGATTACACTGCTCGAAGAACCGCCATCCTTCGTGCTTTAACTTTGG ATAGAGAGAATTTATGCCTTTATGGGCATCCGAATGAAAGCTGGGAAGTTAGTCTGCCAGCAGAGGAAGTTCCAGCAGAGCTTCCTGAGCCCGCGCTTGGTATCAATTTCGCTAGAGATGGAATGAACCGTAAAGATTGGTTGTCCTTGGTTGCTGTCCATAGTGATTCCTGGTTGATTTCCCTCGCTTTCTATCTTGCTGCTCGTCTTAACCGTAATGAAAG GAAACATCTATTTACTATGATGAACGATCTGCCTACAGTCTTTGAGGTTGTAACTGAAAGGAAGCCTGTTAAAGATAAACCAAGTATAGAGAGTGAGAGCAAATCTCAGGGCAGCACTAAG AGATCGAGTGATGGACAAGTGAAAAGCAATCCTAAGATTGCTGATGCTGATTACGAGGACAATGAAGATGAACACGTTGAAACACTATGCGGTAGCTGCGGTGGAAATTACAATGCGGATGAGTTTTGGATTGGGTGTGATGTTTGTGAGAGGTGGTTCCATGGAAAATGTGTTAAAATAACACCAGCTAAAGCTGAGAGCATTAAGCAGTATAAATGCCCATCTTGCAGCATGAGGAGCGGCAGGCACTGA
- the LOC108460356 gene encoding PHD finger protein ALFIN-LIKE 1-like isoform X1 → MASSARTVEEIFKDYTARRTAILRALTLDVDHFYGLCDPDRENLCLYGHPNESWEVSLPAEEVPAELPEPALGINFARDGMNRKDWLSLVAVHSDSWLISLAFYLAARLNRNERKHLFTMMNDLPTVFEVVTERKPVKDKPSIESESKSQGSTKRSSDGQVKSNPKIADADYEDNEDEHVETLCGSCGGNYNADEFWIGCDVCERWFHGKCVKITPAKAESIKQYKCPSCSMRSGRH, encoded by the exons ATGGCTTCCTCTGCTCGAACCGTTGAGGAAATCTTCAAAGATTACACTGCTCGAAGAACCGCCATCCTTCGTGCTTTAACTTTGG ATGTAGATCACTTTTATGGACTCTGTGATCCAG ATAGAGAGAATTTATGCCTTTATGGGCATCCGAATGAAAGCTGGGAAGTTAGTCTGCCAGCAGAGGAAGTTCCAGCAGAGCTTCCTGAGCCCGCGCTTGGTATCAATTTCGCTAGAGATGGAATGAACCGTAAAGATTGGTTGTCCTTGGTTGCTGTCCATAGTGATTCCTGGTTGATTTCCCTCGCTTTCTATCTTGCTGCTCGTCTTAACCGTAATGAAAG GAAACATCTATTTACTATGATGAACGATCTGCCTACAGTCTTTGAGGTTGTAACTGAAAGGAAGCCTGTTAAAGATAAACCAAGTATAGAGAGTGAGAGCAAATCTCAGGGCAGCACTAAG AGATCGAGTGATGGACAAGTGAAAAGCAATCCTAAGATTGCTGATGCTGATTACGAGGACAATGAAGATGAACACGTTGAAACACTATGCGGTAGCTGCGGTGGAAATTACAATGCGGATGAGTTTTGGATTGGGTGTGATGTTTGTGAGAGGTGGTTCCATGGAAAATGTGTTAAAATAACACCAGCTAAAGCTGAGAGCATTAAGCAGTATAAATGCCCATCTTGCAGCATGAGGAGCGGCAGGCACTGA
- the LOC108460355 gene encoding LOW QUALITY PROTEIN: calcium-dependent protein kinase 13 (The sequence of the model RefSeq protein was modified relative to this genomic sequence to represent the inferred CDS: inserted 1 base in 1 codon) — translation MGNCCRSPAAVAREDVKSNFSGHDHGRKDSVSKQKPPITVLNGVSKENIEEKYLVDRELGRGEFGVTYLCIDRGTRELLACKSISKRKLRTAVDIEDVRREVAIMKHLPKNSSIVSLKEACEDDNAVHLVMELCEGGELFDRIVARGHYTERAAAAVTRTIVEVVQLCHKHGVIHRDLKPENFLFANKKENSPLKAIDFGLSIFFKPGERFSEIVGSPYYMAPEVLKRNYGPEIDIWSAGVILYILLCGVPPFWAESEQGVAQAILRGLIDFKRDPWPNISESAKSLVRQMLEPDPKLRLTAKQVLEHPWLQNAKKAPNVPLGDVVKSRLKQFSMMNRFKRKALRVIAEFLSVEEVEDIKVMFNKMDTDNDGIVSVEELKADLKXYGSQLAEPEVQMLIEAVDANGKGTLDYGEFLAVSLHLQRMANDEHLRKAFSYFDKDGNGFIEPDELRDALMEDGADDCTNVANDIFQEVDTDKDGRISYDEFAAMMKTGTDWRKASRHYSRGRFNSLSIKLMKDGSLNLGNE, via the exons ATGGGGAATTGTTGTAGATCTCCAGCGGCGGTTGCTAGGGAAGACGTTAAATCGAACTTCTCCGGTCACGATCATGGCCGTAAAGATTCCGTTTCCAAGCAGAAGCCACCGATCACCGTGCTCAATGGAGTTTCCAAGGAGAACATCGAGGAGAAGTACCTCGTGGATCGGGAGCTCGGCCGGGGAGAGTTCGGCGTTACTTATCTTTGCATCGATCGAGGCACGCGCGAGTTGCTCGCGTGTAAGTCGATCTCGAAGAGGAAACTCAGAACTGCCGTGGACATCGAAGATGTGAGGCGAGAAGTTGCCATTATGAAGCATTTGCCGAAGAATTCTAGTATCGTGAGCTTGAAAGAAGCTTGCGAGGACGACAATGCGGTTCATTTGGTGATGGAGCTTTGCGAAGGTGGTGAGCTTTTTGATAGGATCGTCGCCAGAGGACATTACACGGAGAGAGCCGCCGCGGCAGTTACAAGGACGATTGTGGAAGTGGTTCAGCTTTGCCATAAGCATGGAGTGATTCATAGAGATTTGAAGCCTGAGAATTTTTTGTTCGCTAATAAGAAAGAGAATTCGCCCTTAAAAGCTATAGATTTTGGGTTATCGATATTTTTCAAGCCTG GGGAACGATTCTCTGAGATAGTTGGAAGTCCATATTATATGGCTCCTGAGGTTCTCAAACGGAATTATGGGCCAGAAATTGATATATGGAGTGCAGGAGTCATTCTCTATATTTTGTTGTGCGGGGTTCCTCCTTTTTGGGCTG AGTCTGAACAAGGTGTTGCACAGGCAATTCTTCGTGGGTTAATAGATTTCAAACGGGACCCATGGCCAAATATTTCAGAGAGTGCTAAGAGTCTAGTCCGACAAATGTTGGAACCAGACCCAAAGCTCCGGCTTACTGCAAAGCAAGTGCTTG AGCATCCTTGGCTCCAAAACGCTAAAAAAGCTCCCAATGTGCCTCTTGGTGATGTTGTTAAGTCAAGGCTTAAACAATTTTCAATGATGAACAGATTCAAAAGAAAAGCCCTACGG GTTATTGCTGAGTTCTTATCTGTTGAAGAAGTTGAAGATATCAAAGTTATGTTCAATAAAATGGACACTGACAATGATGGCATTGTTTCGGTCGAAGAGCTGAAAGCGGATTTAA ATTATGGTTCACAGCTTGCAGAGCCTGAAGTGCAGATGCTCATTGAAGCT GTTGATGCTAATGGGAAGGGAACATTGGACTATGGGGAATTTCTTGCTGTTTCTCTCCATCTGCAAAGAATGGCCAATGATGAGCATCTTCGGAAGGCCTTTTCTTACTTTGATAAAGATGGCAATGGTTTTATTGAGCCCGATGAGCTTCGGGATGCATTGATGGAGGATGGAGCAGATGATTGTACAAATGTTGCAAATGACATCTTCCAAGAAGTGGACACTGACAAG GATGGGCGCATCAGCTATGATGAATTTGCAGCCATGATGAAAACTGGTACGGATTGGAGAAAGGCATCTCGACATTACTCGAGAGGGAGATTCAACAGTCTAAGCATAAAGCTGATGAAGGATGGTTCTCTGAATTTGGGGAATGAGTAG